One Salmo salar chromosome ssa01, Ssal_v3.1, whole genome shotgun sequence DNA window includes the following coding sequences:
- the myo1hb gene encoding unconventional myosin-Ih isoform X3: MAHMALEMSESLEERCNRILRDMEGSLTARDRVGIQDFVLLDAYTSESAVLDNLRKRFNENLIYTYIGTLLVSVNPYKELGIYTKKQMDIYMGVNFFELPPHIYALADNVYRTMLTETNNHFILISGESGAGKTEASKKILQFYAVSCPSTKLLDNVRDRLLLSNPVLEAFGNAKTLKNDNSSRFGKYMDIQFDHMGGAVGGHILSYLLEKSRVVHQNHGERSFHIFYQLVEGGEEDLLRWLGLERNCQRYSYLVQVGEGECAKVSSVNDKSDWKTVRKALSVIEFSESNIESLFAIIASVLHLGNAMFVADSQGYATLNNSPEIHWLSKLLGIPAQVIQVLSPFTVDQAVYAKDALAKAIYGRTFTWLVNELNESLANKDSSRKTVIGLLDIYGFEVFSVNSFEQFCINYCNEKLQQLFIQLTLKSEQEEYEMEGIEWESVPYFNNKIICDLVEEKFKGIISVLDEECLRPGEATDMTFLEKLEEKMGGHPHFVTHKLADQKTRKTLERGDFRLLHYAGEVTYCVVGFLDKNNDLLYRNIKEVMRQSKNAIVKHCFPSTEPDSKKRPETVATQFKSSLVGLTEILMSKEPWYVRCMKPNEGKQPGLFDDVLVRHQVKYLGLMEHLRVRRAGFAYRRRYEIFLQRYKPLCPDTWPNWKGTAAEGVECLIKHLGYKPDEYKMGRTKIFIRHPRTLFATEDAFEVCKHELATRIQAKYKGYRVKGDYMRQRQAATKIETCWRGMKARREREKRAWAVKVIKRFIKGFMTRNQPACVDNTEYLAFVRQNYLTRLKENLPKTVLDKNTWLTPPPIMQEASQMLRKLYTRHMVRRYVQGIMTERKAQLQIKGLTSSIFKGTKENYPHSVGIPFVDTRISEEDIHIKVYQMIRQERIKYSVPVVKYDRNGFRPRFRQLIYTGSAAYLVEEAKIKQRVEFNNLKGVSVSTLSDNFLILHVQCEDIKQKGDLVLQCDYLFEALTKLCLVANKHNFIKVVQGSVKFDIQPGREGFVDFKSGQETMIYRAKNGHLMVESTRTKSRAMIQN, from the exons agccTGGAGGAGCGCTGTAACCGGATCCTCCGGGACATGGAGGGCTCCCTTACGGCCCGGGATCGGGTGGGCATCCAGGATTTCGTTTTGCTGGACGCCTACACAAGTGAGAGTGCCGTCCTGGACAACTTGAGGAAACGCTTCAACGAGAACCTCATTTAC ACCTACATTGGTACGCTCTTAGTGTCAGTGAACCCCTACAAAGAGCTGGGAATCTACACCAAGAAGCAGATGGATATTTACATGGGCGTCAACTTTTTTGAGCTTCCACCCCACAT CTACGCCCTGGCAGACAATGTCTACCGCACCATGTTAACAGAGACCAACAACCACTTCATCTTGATCTCAGGGGAGAGTGGAGCAGGAAAGACGGAGGCCTCCAAGAAGATCCTGCAGTTCTACGCTGTCAGCTGCCCCAGTACCAAACTGCTGGACAATGTCCGAGACCGACTGCTGCTGTCCAACCCTGTGCTCGAG GCTTTCGGAAATGCCAAAACCCTGAAAAATGACAACTCAAGCCGCTTTGGGAAGTACATGGATATTCAGTTTGATCACATG GGGGGAGCTGTTGGTGGCCACATCCTCAGTTATCTACTGGAGAAGTCCCGGGTGGTGCATCAGAACCATGGAGAGAGAAGCTTCCACATCTTCTACCAGctagtggagggaggagaggaggacctgcTACGCTGGCTGGGTCTGGAGAGAAACTGTCAGCGCTACAGTTACCTGGTACAGGTGGGAGAG GGGGAATGTGCCAAAGTCAGCTCAGTCAATGACAAGAGTGACTGGAAGACGGTACGGAAAGCCCTCAGTGTCATAGAGTTCAGTGAGAGCAATATAGAG AGCCTGTTTGCAATCATTGCTAGCGTCCTTCACCTGGGAAATGCTATGTTTGTGGCTGACTCACAGGGATATGCCACTCTCAACAACAGTCCGGAGATACATTGGCTGTCCAAG TTGCTGGGCATTCCTGCACAGGTGATACAG GTGCTCAGTCCCTTCACCGTTGACCAGGCAGTATATGCCAAGGACGCTCTAGCCAAAGCCATCTATGGCCGCACCTTCACCTGGCTGGTCAACGAGCTCAATGAGTCTTTAGCAAACAAG GATTCCTCCAGGAAGACAGTGATTGGTCTGCTTGACATCTATGGGTTTGAGGTGTTCAGTGTGAACAG CTTTGAGCAGTTCTGCATCAACTACTGTAATGAGAAACTGCAGCAGCTCTTCATCCAGCTGACCCTGAAGTCAGAGCAGGAGGAGTACGAGATGGAGGGGATTGAA TGGGAGTCAGTGCCATACTTCAACAACAAGATCATCTGTGACCTGGTGGAGGAGAAATTCAAAGGCATCATTTCAGTGCta GACGAGGAGTGTCTACGTCCGGGAGAGGCCACAGACATGACCTTCCTGGAGAAACTGGAGGAGAAGATGGGAGGTCACCCCCATTTCGTCAC ACACAAGCTGGCTGACCAGAAGACCCGGAAGACTCTGGAACGAGGAGACTTCCGCCTCTTACACTACGCAGGGGAAGTCACATACTGTGTGGTCG GATTCCTGGACAAAAATAATGATCTCCTGTACAGGAACATTAAAGAG GTTATGCGCCAGTCTAAGAATGCCATTGTTAAACACTGCTTTCCCAGCACTGAGCCAGACAGCAAGAAGAGACCTGAAACA GTGGCCACTCAGTTTAAGAGCAGTCTGGTAGGCCTGACTGAGATCCTCATGTCTAAAGAGCCCTGGTACGTCCGCTGTATGAAGCCTAATGAAGGCAAGCAGCCAG GGCTCTTTGACGACGTGTTGGTGAGACACCAGGTGAAGTACCTGGGGCTGATGGAGCACCTGAGGGTCAGACGGGCCGGCTTCGCTTACCGCCGGAGATATGAGATCTTCCTGCAGAG GTACAAGCCTCTGTGTCCAGACACCTGGCCTAACTGGAAAGGTACAGCCGCGGAGGGGGTGGAGTGCCTGATCAAGCACCTGGGCTACAAGCCTGATGAGTACAAGATGGGAAG GACCAAGATCTTCATCCGCCATCCCAGGACTCTGTTTGCCACCGAAGACGCCTTTGAGGTCTGCAAGCATGAGCTGG cTACAAGGATTCAAGCAAAGTACAAAGGCTACAGAGTGAAGGGAGACTACATGAGACAGAGACAAGCAG CTACAAAGATTGAGACATGCTGGAGAGGCATGAaggccaggagagagagggagaagagagcctGGGCTGTCAAGGTCATTAAGAG GTTCATCAAGGGCTTCATGACTAGAAATCAGCCAGCCTGTGTTGACAACACAGAGTACCTGGCATTTGTCAGGCAAAACTACCTCACACGGCTCAAGGAGAACCTACCCAAAACAGTTCTGGACAAGAACACCTGGCTAACCCCACCTCCCATTATGCAGGAG GCCTCACAGATGTTGAGGAAACTTTACACCCGGCACATGGTACGGAGGTATGTACAAGGAATCATGACAGAGCGGAAAGCACAG TTGCAAATCAAAGGATTGACCAGTTCCATATTCAAAGGAACAAAAGAGAACTACCCTCACAGTGTGGGCATACCATTCGTGGACACCAGGATAA GTGAGGAAGACATCCACATTAAAGTCTACCAGATGATTAGGCAAGAACGCATCAAG TACAGTGTTCCTGTGGTGAAGTACGACAGGAATGGCTTCAGGCCACGTTTCAGACAGCTGATCTACACTGGAAGTGCAGCCTACCTGGTGGAGGAGGCCAAGATCAAACAGCGGGTGGAGTTCAACAACCTCAAAG GTGTGTCAGTCAGCACCCTGAGTGACAACTTCCTGATCCTCCATGTCCAATGTGAGGATATCAAGCAAAAG GGGGACCTGGTGCTGCAGTGTGACTACCTGTTTGAGGCCTTGACCAAGTTGTGCCTGGTGGCCAACAAGCACAATTTTATCAAAGTAGTCCAGGGCAG TGTAAAGTTTGACATCCAGCCTGGCAGAGAGGGGTTTGTTGACTTCAAGAGTGGCCAGGAGACCATGATTTACAGAGCAAAGAATGGCCATCTGATGGTG GAATCAACTCGAACAAAGTCCCGGGCAATGATACAAAATTGA